Within Fusobacterium periodonticum ATCC 33693, the genomic segment AAAAATCTAATATTGTTGAAAGAAGAGCAAAAGAATTAGGAATAAAATATATTATACAAGGTTCAAAAAATAAAACTCAAGACTTGAAAAAATTACTGGATGAATTAGACATAACTTTTGAGAACACAGCCTATATGGGAGATGATTTAAATGATATTGGAGTTATGAAAAAAGTTGGGCTAACTGCTTGTCCTAAAGATTCTGTTGCAGAAGTTTTAGAAATTTGTGATTTTATTTCCACTAAAAATGGAGGAGATGCTGCTGTAAGAGAATTTTTAGAGTTTATAATGAAACAAAATGGTATGTGGCAAGAAGTTTTAAATAAATATTCAAATGAATAATTTATCTATTTAGTAATAGGAGGGTTAAGATGCTAAATTTTGAAAAAATTAATAATATGATTGATTTAATTGAAAAAAATGAAATTATGCCTGGTCTTAGTTTTAATGAATTTGCTATTGCTTTCTATCAAGAAGTGAAATTAGTTCCTCTTTCAAGATATTTAAAGACAAATAATAGAGCCAAGAGAATGCCTAAAATTATGACTATGAAAAAGGCTGGAGAATTATTACTTTTTACTAAAACAGATGATGAAACTTTAAGTTTTCTAAAAAGAAAAGGTTATAATGAAATCCCTGAACTTGACTATAAAAC encodes:
- a CDS encoding KdsC family phosphatase encodes the protein MKDIKILVLDVDGTLTDGKIYVDDKDNSFKAFNVKDGFALVNWIKLGGEVAILTGKKSNIVERRAKELGIKYIIQGSKNKTQDLKKLLDELDITFENTAYMGDDLNDIGVMKKVGLTACPKDSVAEVLEICDFISTKNGGDAAVREFLEFIMKQNGMWQEVLNKYSNE